The following coding sequences are from one Carcharodon carcharias isolate sCarCar2 chromosome 13, sCarCar2.pri, whole genome shotgun sequence window:
- the gcc1 gene encoding GRIP and coiled-coil domain-containing protein 1 — MEKFGVNFGGGPSKKELLDTIEAQKKQLFQYQTRLRDVVRAYKSLLKEKEALEASLKVLSVSQEVDKILQNVGPGSTVSDLGDDQSSVHSEDSVGTMNSMDTAASLTNSTKGELNDEDKGSVELVAGGTSSPKSEEANGSESGISVGSGEQQSHSDTDKMIQLKSQLATLTNALATVTQEKSRMEASYLTDKKKMRQELEDLTQRFEEESTKYETEMNKVQDQLTEAKARIITQQHERSREQSDHASMLHELQKLLQEERALRQDVELQLEDTRDMLTSKSHAADRVDDCESQIKHLSRAVDEMKCALRLAEEEKRRPDPRVQELEEEMTETKAHYQAQLQLEIKKAAQAQEQLRHFSQMEEERVANLESKVSELSELLGTYDKSKQKDKMTIHKLKDRITQLDMENKTLAIAASNRSPSDLTIDESNLDVNILRDKMEKLKGLLVLAIQKSQEPLDVEKLCEVDMTGTPETSDGEKASVFYYQQELKQLKEEFERYKMRAQVVLKNKNAKDGSTTKELESLREQLAELKEKYITLRLVCDEMETKHTCDIEAKNLDIVQLQTAHKKEIEKIEGHCHERVIKLEEEMHKHRDRALAVLAEKDRETETLRSGSSGLSSHRNFVENKFWSDGEGPQNEDHLQEDFCQDILKQTANFSGPNEPTFLHYAEQLARKELEVTTLRKQKHQMEAVVHELEDSLLMEKEKHKEDVEVLQDEIQKHLRDKKREGANLEYVKNVTYRFLTLPDALGRQQTLTAILTVLHFSPQEKQNVMKQQASSWWGSGKR; from the exons ATGGAGAAGTTTGGTGTGAACTTTGGTGGTGGCCCCAGTAAGAAAGAACTTTTGGATACAATTGAAGCACAGAAGAAGCAGCTATTCCAATACCAGACACGCCTGAGAGATGTTGTCCGTGCTTATAAAAGCCTCCTCAAAGAAAAGGAGGCATTGGAAGCTAGTTTGAAAGTCCTTTCTGTTTCTCAAGAGGTGGATAAGATTTTACAGAATGTAGGCCCTGGAAGTACAGTCTCTGACCTTGGAGATGACCAGAGCTCAGTCCATAGCGAGGACAGTGTGGGGACAATGAATAGTATGGACACAGCAGCTAGTTTGACCAATAGCACCAAGGGAGAATTAAATGATGAAGATAAGGGCTCAGTGGAACTGGTGGCTGGAGGAACCTCTTCCCCAAAATCTGAGGAAGCTAATGGTTCTGAAAGTGGTATTAGTGTTGGGAGTGGGGAACAACAGagtcacagtgacactgataaaATGATACAGTTGAAGAGTCAGTTGGCAACTCTGACCAATGCTTTGGCCACTGTCACACAGGAGAAATCACGAATGGAGGCCTCCTATTTAACAGACAAGAAGAAAATGAGGCAAGAGCTAGAAGACTTGACCCAGAGGTTTGAAGAAGAAAGCACCAAATATGAAACAGAGATGAATAAAGTCCAAGATCAGCTCACAGAGGCCAAAGCTCGTATCATTACCCAGCAACACGAACGAAGCCGGGAGCAGAGTGACCATGCCTCAATGCTTCACGAGCTTCAGAAGTTGCTGCAGGAAGAGAGAGCTTTGCGGCAAGATGTGGAACTGCAACTAGAAGATACGAGGGATATGTTGACATCAAAAAGCCACGCTGCAGACAGGGTGGATGACTGTGAATCTCAAATTAAGCATCTGAGTCGGGCAGTAGATGAGATGAAATGTGCGTTACGGCTTGCTGAAGAAGAGAAGAGAAGACCAGATCCACGTGTACAAGAATTGGAGGAAGAAATGACTGAGACAAAGGCTCATTATCAGGCACAGCTTCAGCTGGAAATAAAGAAG GCTGCTCAGGCACAGGAACAGCTACGCCATTTTTCTCAAATGGAGGAAGAACGAGTTGCAAATTTGGAAAGTAAAGTCTCTGAGCTTTCTGAGCTTCTTGGCACTTATGACAAGAGCAAACAGAAAGACAAGATGACAATTCATAAACTGAAGGACCGTATAACTCAGTTGGATATGGAGAACAAGACGTTGGCTATTGCTGCTTCCAACAGATCCCCATCAGATCTAACTATAGATGAATCGAATCTTGATGTCAATATTTTAAGAGACAAAATGGAAAAGCTGAAAGGATTGCTAGTGTTGGCAATTCAGAAATCACAGGAACCCTTAGATGTAGAGAAGCTTTGTGAAGTTGATATGACAGGCACACCCGAAACATCAGATGGCGAGAAAGCCTCTGTTTTCTATTATCAACAAGAattgaaacagctgaaggaaGAGTTTGAACGGTACAAGATGAGGGCTCAAGTTGTGCTCAAAAACAAGAATGCTAAAGATGGCAGTACAACCAAAGAACTGGAGAGTTTGCGCGAACAGCTGGCGGAGCTGAAAGAGAAGTATATTACCCTTAGACTTGTGTGTGATGAAATGGAGACCAAACACACGTGTGATATTGAAGCAAaaaatctggatattgtccaactCCAAACAGCTCAcaagaaagaaatagaaaagaTAGAAGGCCACTGTCACGAGAGAGTTATTAAACTGGAAGAAGAAATGCACAAGCATAGAGACAGAGCTCTTGCAGTCTTGGCTGAGAAAGACCGAGAGACTGAAACTCTACGCTCGGGCTCTAGTGGGCTATCTAGTCATAGAAACTTTGTTGAGAACAAGTTTTGGTCAGATGGGGAAGGTCCTCAGAATGAAGATCATCTTCAAGAAGATTTCTGTCAAGATATTCTAAAGCAGACTGCTAATTTTTCAGGACCCAACGAACCTACTTTTCTTCACTATGCAGAACAGCTGGCTCGAAAGGAGCTTGAGGTCACAACACTGAGAAAGCAGAAACACCAAATGGAAGCTGTGGTTCATGAGCTGGAGGACAGCCTTCTGATGGAGAAAGAAAAACACAAAGAAGATGTAGAAGTTCTTCAAGACGAGATACAGAAACATCTCAGGGACAAGAAACGTGAAGGAGCAAACTTGGAGTATGTGAAAAATGTAACCTACAGATTCCTGACCTTGCCAGATGCCCTAGGTCGCCAGCAGACATTAACTGCCATTCTCACTGTCCTGCACTTTAGTCCTCAGGAGAAGCAAAATGTGATGAAACAGCAAGCCAGCAGCTGGTGGGGTTCTGGCAAAAGATGA